Genomic window (Streptomyces cadmiisoli):
ACGAGACGACCGCCCCCGAGCAGCCTGCCGTCGTGGAGACCAGGCCGTCCGCCCCGCAGACCGTGCCCCCGCTCGCCTACGACGGCCCGCTCCGCTCCCGCCTCGACGCGCTGCGCGAACTGGTGGGCCTGTCCCGCGCCCGGCTCGACAACAAGACGCTCGCCGAGGCGGGCCGGGTCCTCGACGAGGCGGCGGCCCGGCGCAAGCTGTCCGGGCAGCACACCGTCGTCGCCGTCGCGGGCGCGACCGGCAGCGGCAAGTCGCAGCTGTTCAACGCGCTGGCGGGGGTGGCCATCTCGGAGACGGGGGTGCGCCGTCCGACGACCGCCGCGCCCATCGCGTGCAGCTGGAGCGACGGTGCCGCCGGCCTCATCGACCGGCTCGGCATCCCGGGGCGCCTGCGCCGCCGCCCGCTCCAGAGCCCCGAGGCGGAGGCGCAGTTGCGCGGGCTGGTCCTGGTCGACCTGCCCGACCTCGACTCGGCGGCCGTACAGCACCGTGAGCAGGCCGAGAAGGTCCTGGAACTGGTCGACGCGATCATCTGGGTACTGGATCCCGAGAAGTACGCCGACGCCGTCCTCCACGAGCGCTATCTGCGGCCCATGGCCGGGCACGCCGAGGTCATGTTCGTCGTCCTCAACCAGGTCGACCGGCTCCCCGGTGAGGCCGCCCACCAAGTGCTCGACGACCTCCGGCGGTTGCTGGACGAGGACGGCATCCCCCTCGGGGAGTACGGCGAACCGGGCGCGACCGTGCTCGCGCTGTCCGCGCTCACCGGCGACGGTGTCGGTGAACTGCGTGAGGCACTCGGCCAGTTCGTGACCGAGCGGGGCGCCGCGGCGCGCCGGATCTCGGCCGACCTCGACGCCGCCGCGGTACGCCTGTGGCCCGTGTACGCCACCACGCGGCGCGCCGGACTCAGCGAGCAGGCGCGGGACGAGTTCTCGGCGCGACTGGCCGACGCCGTGGGCGCCACCGCCGCCGGTGAGGCGGCCGAGCGGGCGTGGCTGCGCAGCGCCAACCGCGCGTGCGGGACGCCCTGGCTGCGGCTGTGGCGCTGGTTCCACGTCCGGCGCGAACCGCAGACCGGCCGGGTGCAGCTCCGCGCGCAACAGGCGGACGAGCAGGCCACCGCCCGGCAACGGGTCGAACAGGCGGTGCGCACGGTGGCCGACCGGGCGTCGACGGGTCTGCCGACGCCCTGGGCGCAGGCGGTGCGGGAGGCCGCGGTACGCGGTGCCCAGGGGTTGCCCGAGGCGCTGGACGAGCTGGCCGAGCGGACCGGGCTGCCGGCGGGACGGCCGCCGACACCGGGCTGGTGGCCGGTGGCGGTGCTGGCGCAGGCGTCCATGACGATCCTGCAAGTCGTCGGCGGGCTGTGGCTGGTGGGCCAGATCGTCGGGGTGATCCCGCCGAATCTGGGGGTGCCGGTGATGCTGATGGTGGCCGGGATCATCGGCGGCCCGATCGTCGAGTGGAGCTGCCGGATGGCCGCACGGGGCCCGGCCAGGAGGTACGGCCTGGACGCGGAACGCCGGCTGAGGGAGGCCGCGGCGGGCTGCGGCCGGGCCAGAGTCCTCGACCCGGTGGCCTCGGAACTCCTGCGGTACCGGGAAGTGCGGGAGCAGTACGGGAAGGTGACGGGGGCGGGGGTCGGGGTGCGCTGAGTGGTCGGGGCGGACGGCGGTTGCCGGGTCCGTCCCGGGAGGCGGACGGCCGGCGGTCGTCCGGCCGGGGCGAGCCGCGTGACGGTCGTCCCCCGGACGGGTGGCGGAGTTTTCCACAGGCTGGGGGCGGTCCACAGCGCTCTGCGGGCCCGGCTCGGCGGATGCAGTCTGGATTCGCGGCGATCGCGAGGAAGCGCTCGCCACGACCGCGGTGGCACGCACGGCAACGGCGGCCACCGCGTCGGACGCAGCCGTACGGGACGGGCCCGTCGGCGTGTCCGCCCGGCGCGCCCCGCCGGGCGGGGGAGGGGAGCAGGAGATGAACGAGACGATGGTCTGCGCGGTGGGCAACGTGGCGACCCAGCCCGTCTACCGGGAGCCGGCGTCGGGACCGTCCGCGCGGTTCCGGCTGGCGGTGACCTCCCGGTACTGGGACCGAGAGAAGAACGCCTGGGCGGACGGGCACACCAACTTCTTCACGGTCTGGGCCAATCGGCAGCTCGCTTCGAACGCGGCGGCGTCCCTGTCGGTGGGCGATCCCGTCGTCGTCCAGGGCCGCTTGAAGGTGCGGACGGACGTGCGGGAGGGACAGAGCCGGACCTCGGCGGACATCGACGCCGTGGCGATCGGCCACGATCTGGCGCGGGGTACCGCCGCGTTCCGGCGAGCCAATGCCAATGCCAATGCCGGCGAGGCGGAGGCGCCCGTGACACCGCCCCGGCCCGAACCCGCGTGGGAGACACCCGAGGCGGACACCGAGATCGCTGCGTCCCGGCCACGGCCGGAGCACGCGGCGGTGACATGACGTCACGGGGCCGGACGGCCGCCGTGCGGAGCCCGAAACGGTCGGGCGGAGCGCGCTGACACGGCTGTCCGGCGAACCGGCCCGACCGAACCGCGGCTTATCGGCGTTTAGGCCCCCGAAGGGTGACGGTGATCGGTCGACGGGCCCTGTTCGGGCCGGTCTCGGTGGTAACGATTACGAGTCGGATTGTCGGACCGGCGGGACGACCGGGAAAGGTGGTGCGCCCGTTTCCCTAGGATGCCGGACATGACTCTCGGGGCTTGAGATTCTGCTGGTGGGACCGTACCCCCCATGTCAACGGGTCCTGCTCGAAGGGGAATTCTGTGTTTTCTTCGTTCTCCGCACCGTCCGCGTGCGGGCGAGGGGCGGCCCGGCTCGCCGCCGTGACGCTGGTCTCGGGGCTGGCCGTCACGGCCGCGACGGTGATGGCCGTGCCCGCCGCGGCCGGGACCGGCACCGTGCAGTCCGGCGGTGGCGCGGCGGCCACGATCAGCGGCCTGAAGACCTACGGCGCGGCCGTCGTGCACGCCGACGAGGGCGACCTGGAGATCTCCGCGGGTCTCTTCGAGATGTCCGTCGAGGGCGGCGGCACCCTGCAGACGTACTGCGTCGACATCCACAACCCCACGCAGCGGGACGCGAAGTACCACGAGACGGCGTGGAGCGGCACCTCGCTCGGCGCCAACGACGACTCGGGCCGCATCCGCTGGATCCTCCAGCACTCCTACCCGCAGGTGAACGACCTCGCGGCGCTGGCACGCCAGGCGGGCATCCGCGGCGGTCTCAGCGAGCAGGACGCCGCGGCCGGCACCCAGGTCGCCATCTGGCGCTACTCGGACGGGGTGGACGTCGAAGCCGTCGACCCCGAGGCCGAGAAGCTCGCCGACCATCTGGAGCACAGCGCCCGCGGCGTGGCGGAGCCCGAGGCGTCGCTGACCCTCGACCCGCCCGTGCTCTCCGGCCGCCCCGGTGAGCGGCTCGGACCGGTCACGGTGCGCACCAACGCGGGCAGCGTCACGGTGGCCCCGCCGGCGGAGGCCGCGGCCGCCGGGGTGCGGATCGTCGACAAGGACGGCAAGGACGTCACCACCGCGAAGGACGGCAGCCGGCTGTTCATCGACGTGCCCGAGGACACCCCGGACGGTTCGGCCGAACTCACCGTGCAGGCGTCGACCACCGTGCCGGTGGGCCGCGCCTTCGCCTCCGAGACCAGGAGCCAGACCCAGATCCTGGCCGGCTCCAGCGAGTCCACGGTCTCGGCGGCGGTGAGCGCGTCATGGGCGGAGAAGGGCGCGATACCCGCCCTGTCCGCGCAGGAGAACTGCGCCGAGGGCGGCGTCGACATCACGGCGGTCAACCAGGGCGACGAGGACTTCGTGTTCGAGCTCATGGGCGCCGAGCACACCATCCGGGCCGGCGAGACCCGCACGGTGACCGTCCCGCTCCAGGAGGACCAGGCCTACGACTTCACGATCACCGGTCCCGGCGGCTACGAGAAGCGCTTCACCGGCGTCCTCGACTGCCACACCCAGGCCGGTGAGGCGGACGAGGCGGGCACCTCCACCCAGACCCTGAGCGAACCGAGCCCGGCCACCGCGGGCAGCACCACCGCCGACGCGAACCTCGCCGCGACGGGCGGCTCCGACGCCACCCCGCTGATCGCGGGAGCGGCCATCGGCCTGGTCGTACTCGGCGGCGCGGCGCTGATCGTGGTCCGCAGAAAGAAGCCGTGACAAGGGGGAATCCGTAGCCCCGGCGGCCGGCCCGGAACGGCACCGGCCGCAACCAGGGTGCGACGGCGGGCCTCACTCCGCAGGAGCCAGGAGCCAGGAGCCAGGAGCCCGGAGCCAGGAGCCAGGAGCCCGGAGCCCGGAGCCAGGAGCCCGGAGCCCGGGCCGAGCCCTCGGTCTCAGTCGAGGGCGGCCCATGGGCCGCTGGTCTCCTCCTTCGGGATCCACAGCTGCGGCTGACTCGCGCGGCAGTACTCCTCTGCCCGGTCGTCCCAGGGGAACCGCCCCTCCCTGTCCGGCCAGAACAACTGCATGATCGGAAACGACGGTGCCTGGTAGAAGTCGATCCCGGCACCGAAGAAGTCCCGGTACCAGCTCGTGTGAACCGGCCGCACGATCACCGGACAGCCGTTCAGGATGTCGTCCCGTACCTGATCGGCTTCCAGGGTGTGTCCATTGCGGATCTCTCGTCCTGCCACGTTCACGACGGTCGTCATCGTCTCGATCCGCAGACCGAAGACGCAGACCTCCGGGCTGCGCAGGGTGTGCCACATGCCGATCGAGTAGGCCCAGTCCGCCGGTGCCTCGCAGCCGGCACCGACGCCCATCACGTGCCAGCCGTGCTCGGACACGTTCGCGGCTGTGCGGCCGTCGCGTTCCTTCCAGGCGGGGCCGTCCGCGGGAGGCGAGCACAGGAGGCAGAAGCAGGGGGAGCGATCCATCCGAGGAGGTTACGACGCCCTCGATCATGGTCGGCGTGGGGCCGTCCCTGGGCGGTGCGAGGGTGGCCGCGGTCGGCCGACGGGTATCGACAGTGACAGTGAATCTCGGCTGCCCGAGCGTGAACCCCCAGGTCAGCGCACCGGGCGGGAACGCGTTTCCTCCCAGGGGTGGCGGTACGGCAAGATGGGGTGTATCTGCCCACTGCCAGATTTCAAGCTGCCGGACGGTTTCTCTTGGCTGAGTTCATTTACACCATGCGCAAGGCGCGCAAGGCGCACGGCGACAAGGTGATTCTCGACGACGTCACCCTGAACTTCCTTCCGGGTGCCAAGATCGGCGTCGTCGGTCCGAACGGTGCCGGTAAGTCGACCGTGCTGAAGATCATGGCCGGGCTGGAGCAGCCGTCCAACGGTGACGCCTTCATCTCTCCCGGCTACAGCGTCGGCATCCTCATGCAGGAGCCCACGCTCACCGACGAGAAGACGGTCCTGGAGAACGTCCAGGAGGGCGTCGCAGAGATCAAGGGCAAGCTCGACCGGTTCAACGAGATCGCCGAGCAGATGGCCACCGACTACTCGGACGCGCTGCTCGACGAGATGGGCAAGCTCCAGGAGGAGCTCGACCACGCCAACGCGTGGGACCTCGACGCCCAGCTCGAGCAGGCCATGGACGCGCTGGGCTGCCCGCCCGGCGACTGGCCCGTCACCAACCTCTCCGGTGGTGAGAAGCGCCGCGTCGCGCTCTGCAAGCTGCTGCTGGAGCAGCCCGACCTGCTGCTCCTCGACGAGCCCACCAACCACCTCGACGCCGAGTCGGTGAACTGGCTGGAGCAGCACCTGGCCAAGTACGAGGGCACCGTCGTGGCCATCACCCACGACCGGTACTTCCTGGACAACGTGGCCGAGTGGATCCTGGAGCTGGACCGCGGGCGCGCCTACCCCTACGAGGGCAACTACTCCACGTACCTGGAGACCAAGCAGACCCGTCTGAAGGTCGAGGGGCAGAAGGACGCCAAGCGCGCCAAGCGCCTCAAGGAGGAGCTGGAGTGGGTCCGCTCCAACGCCAAGGGGCGGCAGGCCAAGTCCAAGGCGCGTCTGGCCCGCTACGAGGAGATGGCCGCCGAGGCCGAGAAGATGCGGAAGCTGGACTTCGAGGAGATCCAGATCCCGCCGGGCCCGCGGCTCGGCAGCATCGTCGTCGAGGTCAACAACCTCAACAAGGCCTTCGGGGACAAGGTCCTCATCGACGACCTCAGCTTCACGCTGCCGCGTAACGGCATCGTCGGCGTCATCGGCCCCAACGGCGCCGGCAAGACCACGCTCTTCAAGATGATCCAGGGCCTGGAGACCCCCGACTCCGGCACGATCAAGGTCGGCGAGACCGTCAAGATCTCGTACGTCGACCAGAGCCGCGAGAACATCGACCCCAAGAAGACGCTGTGGGCCGTCGTCTCCGACGAGCTGGACTACATCAACGTCGGCCAGGTCGAGATGCCGTCGCGGGCCTACGTCTCCGCCTTCGGCTTCAAGGGCCCGGACCAGCAGAAGCCGGCCGGTGTGCTCTCCGGCGGTGAGCGCAACCGCCTCAACCTGGCGCTCACCCTCAAGCAGGGCGGCAACCTGCTGCTCCTCGACGAGCCGACCAACGACCTCGACGTCGAGACGCTGTCGTCGCTGGAGAACGCGCTGCTGGAGTTCCCGGGCTGCGCCGTGGTCGTCTCCCACGACCGGTGGTTCCTCGACCGCGTCGCCACGCACATCCTCGCCTACGAGGGCGAGTCCAAGTGGTTCTGGTTCGAGGGCAACTTCGAGTCGTACGAGAAGAACAAGATCGAGCGGCTGGGTCCGGACGCCGCCCGTCCGCACCGCGCCACCTACAAGAAGCTGACCCGGGGCTGATCTTGCGGCACATCTACCGCTGCCCGCTGCGCTGGGCGGACATGGACGCGTACGGCCACGTCAACAACGTGGTGTTCCTCCGCTACCTGGAGGAAGCCCGTATCGACTTCCTGTTCCGCCCGGACAAGGACTTCCAGCAGGGTTCCGTGGTGGCGCGCCATGAGATCGACTACAAGCGGCAGCTCGTCCACCGGCACGCGCCCGTGGACATCGAGCTGTGGGTCACGGAGGTCCGGGCGGCCTCCTTCACCCTCACCTACGAGGTCAAGGACGGCGAGCAGGTCTACGTCCGCGCCTCGACGGTGATCGTGCCGTTCGACTTCGAGGCGCAGCGCCCGCGCCGGATCACCGTGCAGGAACGGGAGTTCCTCCAGGAATACATGGACGACGTGGAAGAGGGGGAGGCCGTCGCCGCATGACGGTGCTCCACCTCGCCGACGAGGGGGAGGCGGCGGATCTCGCGGCCTTCCTCTCGCGGCTGCTCCACTACGACCGTGGGGCGGCGGTGCGCCTTCAGGCGGCCGGTACCGCACTGGCCGTCTTCGGGCGCCCGCCCTCCTTCGAGGTGCTGGCGATCCGGGCGGTACGGCTGGCGAAGCCGTTCGAGGACGGGCTGGACGTCACCCTGGACGTGACCGTGTCCGCCGGTGAGCTGCTGGAGTCCGTGGACGAGGCGGCGGCGACCGCCGCCGTGCCGGCCGCGGTGACCGGCCCGCCGTGGGCGGGCGTGATGCCGCCGCGCGGCGGCTGGCGGCCGGAGCCCGGCCTGCCGGGCGCGGACGCGCTGCGGGGGATGGTCACCGCCGCGGTGGCCGAATTCCGGTCCCGTACGGGGGAGTTGGCGCCCGAGGGGCGTACCCGGGCCGAACTCGACCGGATCGGGCGGGAGATATGGTCCCGCGAGGTCGGCGGGACGCGGCTGCCGGTGCGTGCGGTGCACGCGGCGCAGTCCCTGGGGTTCCTGCGGCCGTTCGTGCGTGCGGAGGATCTCGGACTGTTCTCGTCGGGTACGTGGCTGCGGCTGCGGACGCCCTACGGGTCGGTCGCGGTGCGGCGGGCGGGACTCCCGACGCTGGGCGTCAGCGTGCGCTGACCCATGACGCGGCGGTCACGCCGACGTTCTCACCGGGCTGCCGGGCTGCCGGGCTGCCGGGCTGCCGGGCTGCCGGGCTGCCGGGCTGCCGGGCTGCCGGGCTGCCGTCGCGCCGAAGCCCTCCCGACCTTCCCACCTTCCCACCCCTGGGTCCCGCTGCTCGCGACGACTCAGTCCCGCTGCTCGCTGTCGTCCGGCCATACGCCGATGTGGTCGGCCTCCAGTTCCAGGGCCACGCGGTCGTGCATGCCGAGGGCGCGGGTGTACTCGGCGGGGAGTTGCAGCCGGCCGGCCCGGTCGAGCATGGCGTACTCCCGGGCCACCACCGTCTCGTGGCCGGTCGCCGCGTCCCGTTGGCTGCGGCGCAGCACCTCGGTGGAGGTGCGGCCGTCGCGGATGGCGACGGTGCGGCGCACCTCGCCGGCCACCGCCTGGTCGTGGGTGACGATGACGATGGTGGTGCCCAGACGCTCGTTCGCCGTACGGAAGGCGGCGAAGACCTGTTCCGCGGTGTGGGAGTCGAGTTCGCCGGTGGGTTCGTCGGCGAGCAGGACCGCGGGCTTGTTGGCGAGCGCGACCGCGATGGCGACACGTTGCTGCTGCCCGCCGGACATCTGGTGCGGGCGCCGGTCGCGGCAGTCGGCGACCTCCAGCAACTCCAGGAGTTCCAGGGTGCGTTCCGACCGGTCGCGGCGGCGGATCCGGCGGCCGCCGGCGAGCTGCATGGGCAGGGCGACGTTCTGCGCGGCGCTCAGATGGGGCAGGAGGTTGCGCGAGGTCTGCTGCCAGACGAATCCGACCACTTCGCGGCGGTAGGCGAGCCGGTCCCCGGCGGTCATCGCAAGCAGGTCGCGGCCGGCCACCCGGGCGGCCCCGGCGGTGGGGGTGTCGAGGCCGGCGAGGATGTTCATCAGCGTCGACTTGCCGCTGCCCGAGGCCCCGACCAGGGCCATGAGCTCGCCCTCGCGGACGAGCAGGTCGAGGCCCTGGAGGGCCTGGACCTCCACGCCGTCGGTGCTGAAGACACGTACCAGGCGGTCGCAGCTGATCAGGGCGTCGTGGCCGTATGCGGGGCGTTCACGGCGGGCGTTCGCGCGGTCGGCCAGGTCGGCGAGGGTGGGGTTCGTCGTCATGAGGACTCCAGGACGTGTCCGTGCGGCTGCTCGGGTCTCATCGGCCGTCGCCCGCCCGCAGTTCGGTGACCGACCCCCGCCGTCCGGACCACCATGCCTGCGCCGCCGCGACCCCGACGGTCAGCAGCAGGACGGACACCGCCGGCACGGCCAGGGAGACGGGGTCCGTGCGCAGTTCGGCGGTGACGGGCCGGGACGCGGCGATGGCCGTGAGGTCGACGCCGGGGGAGAGCAGGCGGATGGTGGCCCAGGCGGTCAGGGTGCCGCCGGCGGCGGCCAGGGCGGACTGCGGGAGCGACTCCAGCACCAGGAGTCGGCGGCCCTGGGCGCGGGTCAGTCCCATGGTGCGCAGCCGGGCGAGCAGGGCGGTGCGTTCGGGTGCGGCACGCAGCAGGGACAGGAGCAGGGCCAGGACGGCGTAACCGGCACCGGCGGCCACCGCGGCGACGTAGAGGCGTTCGGCGCCGGTCTGCATCGGGGAGTCCACGAACCGGGCCCGTTCCTCCGCCCGGAGCCGCACGTCCGCCGCCTCGCCCGCCGCCCGGCGCAGCGCCTTGCCGTCCAGGTGCCCGCCGGTCACCAGCAGCGCGGACGGCCGGGCCGCCTCGGCGCTCAGTCCGGCGCGGTCCACGACCAGGAACTCGGTGCCGGACACGGCCGGGGTCAGGTCCCGGACCAGGGTGATGCGGACGGTGATCGTGCTGCTGTCCTCCAGACGCACCGGGAACGGCCGGGTGCCGTAGGTCTCGGCGACGGTGGGGGAGGCCAGCGCGGGCAGGGGGGACTTCGCGGTCCCGCGGCGGGTCAACTCGTCCGCGGTGAACGTGCCGAGGCCGGTCCACCGGGCGAGCGCCGCGTAGTCGCCGGGGTCGACGCCCACCAGCGGGACGGTCGGGGGCCCGTCGTGGGGTTTCGCCTGGTACGCGATGCTCGCCTCGGCGAGCGCGCTCACACCGGGTTCGCGGCGGATCCGCTCGGGCAGGGCGGACGGCAGCGGTCCCATGGTCTCCACGCGGGCGTCCGCACCGAGGGCGAGGAGCGCCGCGTGGTCGCGGGCCTCGCGCACTCCCGCCAGCACGGAACCGCCGAAGGCGGCCGTGGTGAGCGCGGTGGACAGGGCCAGCAGGGGCAGGACCGCGGAGACGGACGTCCGGGCGGCGCGGGCCAGCGACAGCGGGCCCACCGCGCCGCGCAGCCGGGCGGCCGGCCGGGCGAGCCCGCGCAGCGGGAGCGGGTAGAGCCGGATCAGCACCAGGGCCGCGATCACCGCCACCAGCACCGGTGCCGCCGACACCAGCTGATCACCGGTCGTGCCCCGTCTGCGCAGCGTCTCGACCGCGCCCGCCGCCAGTACCACCAGGGTGAGTTCCGCGACCGTGCGCCGCCGGGACGGACGGACCGAGGCGGCGTCCTCGCGGTCGCCGTGGACGCGGACCAGCCGGTGCCCTCCCGCGGCCCGCAGCGGGAGGGCCAGACAGGCGACGCCGGTCACCGCGAGGGCGGCGGCGAGCGCGGGGGCGAGGCGGCCCTCGGGGACGAGCAGCAGCGCGGCGGCGACGCCGGCGGCGG
Coding sequences:
- a CDS encoding YfjP family GTPase; this translates as MRPDAVRRGADGRGDSRAQSGTRADSRTQPGARTEPDDAWDDGLIARRVNETTAPEQPAVVETRPSAPQTVPPLAYDGPLRSRLDALRELVGLSRARLDNKTLAEAGRVLDEAAARRKLSGQHTVVAVAGATGSGKSQLFNALAGVAISETGVRRPTTAAPIACSWSDGAAGLIDRLGIPGRLRRRPLQSPEAEAQLRGLVLVDLPDLDSAAVQHREQAEKVLELVDAIIWVLDPEKYADAVLHERYLRPMAGHAEVMFVVLNQVDRLPGEAAHQVLDDLRRLLDEDGIPLGEYGEPGATVLALSALTGDGVGELREALGQFVTERGAAARRISADLDAAAVRLWPVYATTRRAGLSEQARDEFSARLADAVGATAAGEAAERAWLRSANRACGTPWLRLWRWFHVRREPQTGRVQLRAQQADEQATARQRVEQAVRTVADRASTGLPTPWAQAVREAAVRGAQGLPEALDELAERTGLPAGRPPTPGWWPVAVLAQASMTILQVVGGLWLVGQIVGVIPPNLGVPVMLMVAGIIGGPIVEWSCRMAARGPARRYGLDAERRLREAAAGCGRARVLDPVASELLRYREVREQYGKVTGAGVGVR
- a CDS encoding single-stranded DNA-binding protein; this encodes MNETMVCAVGNVATQPVYREPASGPSARFRLAVTSRYWDREKNAWADGHTNFFTVWANRQLASNAAASLSVGDPVVVQGRLKVRTDVREGQSRTSADIDAVAIGHDLARGTAAFRRANANANAGEAEAPVTPPRPEPAWETPEADTEIAASRPRPEHAAVT
- a CDS encoding Cys-Gln thioester bond-forming surface protein — its product is MFSSFSAPSACGRGAARLAAVTLVSGLAVTAATVMAVPAAAGTGTVQSGGGAAATISGLKTYGAAVVHADEGDLEISAGLFEMSVEGGGTLQTYCVDIHNPTQRDAKYHETAWSGTSLGANDDSGRIRWILQHSYPQVNDLAALARQAGIRGGLSEQDAAAGTQVAIWRYSDGVDVEAVDPEAEKLADHLEHSARGVAEPEASLTLDPPVLSGRPGERLGPVTVRTNAGSVTVAPPAEAAAAGVRIVDKDGKDVTTAKDGSRLFIDVPEDTPDGSAELTVQASTTVPVGRAFASETRSQTQILAGSSESTVSAAVSASWAEKGAIPALSAQENCAEGGVDITAVNQGDEDFVFELMGAEHTIRAGETRTVTVPLQEDQAYDFTITGPGGYEKRFTGVLDCHTQAGEADEAGTSTQTLSEPSPATAGSTTADANLAATGGSDATPLIAGAAIGLVVLGGAALIVVRRKKP
- a CDS encoding DUF4262 domain-containing protein, translated to MDRSPCFCLLCSPPADGPAWKERDGRTAANVSEHGWHVMGVGAGCEAPADWAYSIGMWHTLRSPEVCVFGLRIETMTTVVNVAGREIRNGHTLEADQVRDDILNGCPVIVRPVHTSWYRDFFGAGIDFYQAPSFPIMQLFWPDREGRFPWDDRAEEYCRASQPQLWIPKEETSGPWAALD
- the ettA gene encoding energy-dependent translational throttle protein EttA; the protein is MAEFIYTMRKARKAHGDKVILDDVTLNFLPGAKIGVVGPNGAGKSTVLKIMAGLEQPSNGDAFISPGYSVGILMQEPTLTDEKTVLENVQEGVAEIKGKLDRFNEIAEQMATDYSDALLDEMGKLQEELDHANAWDLDAQLEQAMDALGCPPGDWPVTNLSGGEKRRVALCKLLLEQPDLLLLDEPTNHLDAESVNWLEQHLAKYEGTVVAITHDRYFLDNVAEWILELDRGRAYPYEGNYSTYLETKQTRLKVEGQKDAKRAKRLKEELEWVRSNAKGRQAKSKARLARYEEMAAEAEKMRKLDFEEIQIPPGPRLGSIVVEVNNLNKAFGDKVLIDDLSFTLPRNGIVGVIGPNGAGKTTLFKMIQGLETPDSGTIKVGETVKISYVDQSRENIDPKKTLWAVVSDELDYINVGQVEMPSRAYVSAFGFKGPDQQKPAGVLSGGERNRLNLALTLKQGGNLLLLDEPTNDLDVETLSSLENALLEFPGCAVVVSHDRWFLDRVATHILAYEGESKWFWFEGNFESYEKNKIERLGPDAARPHRATYKKLTRG
- a CDS encoding acyl-CoA thioesterase, yielding MRHIYRCPLRWADMDAYGHVNNVVFLRYLEEARIDFLFRPDKDFQQGSVVARHEIDYKRQLVHRHAPVDIELWVTEVRAASFTLTYEVKDGEQVYVRASTVIVPFDFEAQRPRRITVQEREFLQEYMDDVEEGEAVAA
- a CDS encoding ABC transporter ATP-binding protein → MTTNPTLADLADRANARRERPAYGHDALISCDRLVRVFSTDGVEVQALQGLDLLVREGELMALVGASGSGKSTLMNILAGLDTPTAGAARVAGRDLLAMTAGDRLAYRREVVGFVWQQTSRNLLPHLSAAQNVALPMQLAGGRRIRRRDRSERTLELLELLEVADCRDRRPHQMSGGQQQRVAIAVALANKPAVLLADEPTGELDSHTAEQVFAAFRTANERLGTTIVIVTHDQAVAGEVRRTVAIRDGRTSTEVLRRSQRDAATGHETVVAREYAMLDRAGRLQLPAEYTRALGMHDRVALELEADHIGVWPDDSEQRD
- a CDS encoding FtsX-like permease family protein → MPRQTRTAPPGRIAAPWIRTRLRAAPGATWALALLVAATACLAAAFPRALDRYADAGLREAVERARPDRTTVQLYTPLPGLGLPRGQRERTVRPDTLAEQYTHVLDAVRAPLVADRDQSSYGVRTTVNQEVPERWLARPSGLPARVALVAQHGIADHSRLRAGRLPRGSSPPVTTNTAEVEAAVTAETAKNLRIKVDSVVHVPGVGRPPLAVRITGIVTPREPGGAYWSAEPLLRTPTLVRVPGDPDGSRYWLGALLLAPEAAPALLGTTGAPATYWQVAPALDTLRGHDLAALKSSVASLETGPGLRDVRTFTDQRTEATTYLDDVLTSYEEQRAGIGPLVAVAAFGTGTVAVVVLVMAGGLAADRRRGELALLRARGASVPGLVARLLGETSVLSVPAAAAGVAAALLLVPEGRLAPALAAALAVTGVACLALPLRAAGGHRLVRVHGDREDAASVRPSRRRTVAELTLVVLAAGAVETLRRRGTTGDQLVSAAPVLVAVIAALVLIRLYPLPLRGLARPAARLRGAVGPLSLARAARTSVSAVLPLLALSTALTTAAFGGSVLAGVREARDHAALLALGADARVETMGPLPSALPERIRREPGVSALAEASIAYQAKPHDGPPTVPLVGVDPGDYAALARWTGLGTFTADELTRRGTAKSPLPALASPTVAETYGTRPFPVRLEDSSTITVRITLVRDLTPAVSGTEFLVVDRAGLSAEAARPSALLVTGGHLDGKALRRAAGEAADVRLRAEERARFVDSPMQTGAERLYVAAVAAGAGYAVLALLLSLLRAAPERTALLARLRTMGLTRAQGRRLLVLESLPQSALAAAGGTLTAWATIRLLSPGVDLTAIAASRPVTAELRTDPVSLAVPAVSVLLLTVGVAAAQAWWSGRRGSVTELRAGDGR